A window of Polaribacter litorisediminis contains these coding sequences:
- a CDS encoding hybrid sensor histidine kinase/response regulator transcription factor gives MKTLQKEHLIKRLWLGLLLYIFTFFTSLNAQELQFNNLTVTEGLTQHDVSCIIQDSFGFIWIGTYDGLNRYDGFKTLNFSNKTGDIESLSSNRIICLFEDSKKRIWIGTDGNGLNYYSLETEKFVRIKTPLGFNLINDISENDKGEIYIATGNGLLKIIDSDKQPKAEIVQLPLTGLSVNKILISKDKSFYFATNRGVWVWKDNICSQLKKIDSEQFSDLIEDNNQNIWAGGYQRLNIIKRENNKVTVDQLDAFSEKTISSICKSKDGTVWIGTLNSGVFKMNVSSYEIEKNYISSFYKERSLLSNTVLSLFLDNTNTLWVGNRQGLCYTNLSQKKISSIPLEKSTKLLQNTNISTLMIDDNNLYYGIQNNGCFQYSFKNNETYKIYTEVNFDPLFMTKIKESVFVGSNRGLFLKDKKNINFRQDKLITNHNPVFPLSVSSIIEDGNGTQYFGSFSGLIIRNGDNTDWIHYLYPQTEVLRNKRIFSLLYDKDASCIWIGTISDGLYKLNLTSEGNFISLEVYSESMQNSYHITNNTIWCFLKSKNGTLWIGTDAGLLKKSIDSNKIIQISTEGIVDRKIMGIIEDKQGNLWLTNSQGLIRFDIDTNSVHRYTYKDGLLSSTFTEAVGKDKNGKLFFGNIKGINYFNPLEITDNPYKTNVAISDFKIHNISISAGKNYFGQQVLQKSINLTKTLTLNYKQNNFLFEFSGTNYANASENLFKYKLDGYDTEWIHVVGNQKFATYSNLEQGNYTFYVEAANNDGVWSGNPKKIIIKILPAPWFSIWAYLCYIALILGIILSFIFFLSNRQKLKHQIELENIQHNKDQEINELKLTFFTDVAHEFKTPLSLIIGPLNDLMESTLSKDRRDFCFQIVQRNTKRMMFLVTQLLDFRKVNANLNILNVSLNNLADFTKETTKAFLWQAKREEINLNIITPDAFECYFDMDVVEKVLYNLLSNAFKFTPKNGIIEIEIKPIWKKNRKIANIIIRDSGKGISDKEKMKIFERFVHGKDRSSSGIGLHLTYQLIRAHKGDINVTDSNYGGSEFIVTIPVSEKDYQENEFSKETKEISSFHDISIEFDKPKKEISEKRERVLIIEDDHDLRAYLKNSLKSHYTILESSNGLEGIEKSVKYLPDIIISDVMMPEMDGIEMCKELKKNIKTSHIPLLLLTAKTAEEHVKIGLEAGAWDYITKPFNTQSLHQKILNILNTRNKFREFLITQNITIQVKDQYSPYDQKLISKISKIIEDNMSNPNFSTKDFATEIGLSRMQLHRKLKGLLGQTTTSFVNKIKMQYAAKMFDEGCDRIQEAMDAVGINSYTHFNNTFKKYNGKTATKYIADKKLKSTI, from the coding sequence ATGAAAACACTTCAAAAAGAGCACCTTATTAAAAGATTATGGCTAGGTTTATTGCTTTATATCTTTACATTTTTTACTTCTTTAAATGCCCAAGAGTTACAATTTAATAACCTAACTGTAACCGAGGGGCTTACACAACATGATGTAAGTTGCATTATACAAGATAGCTTTGGGTTTATTTGGATAGGCACTTATGATGGGTTAAACAGATATGATGGTTTTAAAACACTAAATTTTTCAAATAAAACAGGAGATATTGAAAGTCTTTCTAGCAATCGAATAATTTGCTTATTCGAAGACTCAAAAAAAAGAATATGGATTGGAACCGATGGAAATGGTCTTAATTACTACTCTTTAGAAACTGAAAAGTTTGTAAGAATAAAAACTCCTCTAGGATTTAATCTAATTAATGATATTTCAGAGAATGACAAGGGCGAAATATACATAGCAACTGGGAACGGTTTATTAAAAATTATTGATAGCGATAAACAACCAAAAGCAGAAATAGTTCAGCTTCCATTAACTGGTTTAAGTGTCAATAAAATTTTAATTAGTAAAGATAAGTCCTTTTATTTTGCAACAAACAGAGGGGTATGGGTTTGGAAAGACAATATTTGCAGTCAATTAAAGAAAATAGATAGCGAACAATTTTCTGATTTAATAGAGGATAACAATCAAAATATATGGGCAGGAGGATATCAGAGATTAAATATTATAAAACGTGAAAATAATAAGGTTACAGTTGATCAATTAGATGCTTTTTCTGAAAAGACGATTAGTTCAATTTGTAAATCTAAAGACGGCACTGTTTGGATTGGAACATTGAACTCTGGGGTATTTAAAATGAATGTTTCTAGCTATGAAATTGAAAAAAATTATATTTCTAGTTTTTATAAAGAACGAAGTTTATTAAGCAATACCGTTTTATCTCTTTTTTTAGATAACACAAATACCTTATGGGTAGGAAATCGTCAAGGTCTCTGTTATACAAATCTATCGCAAAAAAAAATTAGTAGTATTCCTTTAGAAAAATCTACAAAACTTTTACAGAATACAAACATTAGCACCTTAATGATCGATGACAATAATCTTTATTATGGGATTCAAAATAATGGTTGCTTTCAATATTCATTTAAAAATAATGAAACCTATAAAATTTACACTGAAGTTAATTTTGACCCTCTTTTTATGACTAAAATCAAGGAGTCGGTATTTGTGGGGTCTAATAGGGGCTTATTTTTAAAAGATAAAAAAAATATAAATTTTAGGCAGGATAAATTAATTACGAATCATAATCCTGTTTTTCCACTAAGCGTTTCTTCGATAATTGAAGATGGGAATGGAACTCAGTATTTTGGTTCATTTTCGGGTCTTATTATTCGAAATGGAGACAATACAGATTGGATTCATTATTTATATCCGCAAACAGAGGTTTTAAGAAATAAACGAATTTTTAGTCTCCTTTATGATAAAGATGCAAGTTGTATTTGGATTGGTACTATTTCTGATGGTCTTTACAAACTAAATTTAACGAGTGAAGGAAATTTTATTTCATTAGAAGTTTACAGTGAATCGATGCAAAATAGTTATCATATTACTAACAATACAATTTGGTGTTTTCTAAAAAGTAAAAATGGAACTTTATGGATAGGAACTGATGCTGGTCTTTTAAAAAAATCAATAGATTCAAATAAAATTATCCAAATTTCTACAGAAGGTATTGTAGATAGAAAAATTATGGGAATAATTGAGGACAAACAAGGAAATCTTTGGCTCACCAATTCTCAAGGGCTTATTCGTTTTGATATCGATACAAACAGTGTGCATCGTTATACTTATAAAGACGGACTCTTGTCTAGCACCTTTACCGAGGCTGTTGGAAAAGATAAAAATGGTAAATTGTTTTTTGGGAATATTAAAGGCATCAACTATTTTAATCCTTTAGAAATAACAGATAATCCTTATAAGACTAATGTTGCTATTTCAGATTTTAAAATACACAACATCAGTATTTCTGCTGGAAAAAATTATTTTGGACAACAAGTGCTTCAAAAATCTATAAACCTTACTAAAACACTTACTTTAAATTATAAGCAAAATAATTTTCTATTTGAATTTTCTGGAACAAACTATGCAAATGCCTCTGAAAATCTTTTTAAGTATAAGTTAGATGGGTATGATACAGAATGGATACATGTTGTTGGTAATCAAAAATTTGCAACCTATTCTAATTTAGAACAAGGAAATTATACTTTTTATGTTGAGGCAGCAAACAACGATGGCGTTTGGAGTGGTAACCCCAAAAAAATAATTATTAAAATATTACCTGCTCCTTGGTTTTCAATATGGGCATACTTATGCTACATTGCTTTAATACTTGGCATCATTTTAAGTTTTATCTTTTTTCTAAGCAATAGGCAAAAATTGAAACATCAAATAGAATTAGAAAATATTCAACATAACAAGGATCAAGAAATTAATGAACTTAAACTTACTTTTTTTACTGATGTAGCGCATGAGTTTAAAACGCCGTTATCCCTTATAATTGGTCCTCTTAACGATCTTATGGAATCTACTTTAAGTAAAGATCGGCGAGATTTTTGTTTTCAGATAGTTCAACGAAATACAAAACGAATGATGTTTTTAGTTACTCAGCTGTTAGATTTTAGAAAGGTGAATGCGAATCTTAACATTCTAAATGTATCTCTCAATAATCTTGCTGATTTTACAAAAGAAACAACGAAAGCTTTTTTATGGCAGGCTAAAAGAGAAGAAATTAATTTAAATATAATTACTCCAGATGCATTTGAGTGCTATTTTGATATGGATGTCGTGGAAAAAGTTCTTTACAACTTATTATCTAATGCTTTTAAATTTACTCCGAAAAATGGAATTATTGAAATCGAAATAAAACCTATTTGGAAAAAGAACAGAAAGATTGCAAATATTATTATTAGAGATAGTGGAAAAGGAATTTCTGATAAAGAAAAAATGAAAATTTTTGAGCGTTTTGTGCATGGCAAAGATCGCTCTTCATCAGGCATTGGTTTGCACCTAACTTATCAATTAATAAGAGCTCATAAAGGAGATATTAATGTTACAGATAGTAATTATGGTGGCTCAGAATTTATTGTTACGATTCCTGTTTCCGAAAAAGACTATCAAGAAAATGAATTTTCTAAGGAAACAAAAGAAATTAGTTCTTTCCATGATATATCGATTGAATTTGATAAACCAAAAAAAGAAATTTCAGAAAAAAGAGAGAGAGTTCTTATTATTGAAGATGATCATGATTTACGCGCCTATCTAAAAAACAGTTTAAAATCTCACTACACAATATTAGAATCGTCTAATGGTCTTGAAGGAATTGAAAAATCTGTAAAATATTTACCAGATATAATTATAAGCGATGTAATGATGCCTGAAATGGATGGTATTGAAATGTGCAAAGAGCTTAAAAAAAACATAAAGACATCTCATATACCTCTGCTTTTACTAACAGCTAAAACAGCAGAAGAACATGTAAAAATAGGGCTTGAAGCTGGTGCTTGGGATTACATTACAAAACCTTTTAATACGCAATCTCTCCATCAAAAAATTTTAAATATTTTAAATACTAGAAATAAATTTAGAGAATTTTTGATTACACAAAATATTACAATTCAAGTAAAAGATCAATATTCTCCTTATGACCAAAAATTGATATCAAAAATTTCAAAAATTATTGAAGATAATATGAGTAATCCTAACTTTTCTACAAAAGATTTTGCCACAGAAATAGGTTTAAGCAGAATGCAATTACATAGAAAGTTAAAGGGTTTATTGGGCCAAACAACCACCTCTTTTGTAAATAAAATAAAAATGCAATACGCAGCAAAAATGTTTGATGAAGGCTGTGACCGAATACAAGAGGCAATGGATGCGGTGGGAATAAATAGCTATACACATTTCAATAATACATTTAAAAAATATAATGGAAAAACTGCCACGAAATATATAGCAGATAAAAAACTAAAATCTACCATATAA
- a CDS encoding PKD domain-containing protein, with protein MKKLLMYKPLKYVLYTLMLLFVFTSCDEDETSTHSGIIELLATASTDKTVADGGEVKFIDLSLGVKNRVWTFPNGDPAVSEVPEVDVIFQEEGEVIVTLEVEFIDGTKETTQFPITVFPELIADFTPSQTKIKVGETVTFTDTSIGNPTSWFWEFEGGTPATSTEQNPTVTFNVNKPVTVLLTVIRALDESEAMIEKTDLVQVGPVELMYNGSFEDGLVTDFQTWAGVGFPLNLVSGGANGTGYAVYYDHADYGAAEIMSRDKPADKMITVENGKSYTVSVYLKADEASVLQISWFQLGNNPLSPWDYSSVWGTNGQVLTTEWQKVSFVANIPNDGKVRGNSYPNFSIGKVDGSATINTKVYMDEFSIKIVE; from the coding sequence ATGAAAAAATTATTAATGTACAAACCATTAAAGTATGTACTTTATACTTTAATGTTATTATTCGTTTTTACGTCATGTGACGAAGATGAAACAAGCACTCACAGTGGAATAATAGAACTGTTGGCAACAGCTTCAACTGATAAGACAGTTGCAGATGGGGGTGAAGTAAAATTTATTGACTTATCTCTTGGGGTTAAAAATAGAGTTTGGACCTTTCCAAACGGAGATCCTGCAGTTTCAGAAGTGCCTGAAGTTGATGTTATCTTTCAAGAAGAAGGGGAAGTGATAGTTACTTTGGAGGTAGAATTTATTGATGGAACCAAAGAAACAACTCAATTTCCTATTACCGTTTTTCCAGAACTCATTGCAGATTTTACGCCATCGCAAACCAAAATAAAAGTTGGGGAGACTGTAACCTTTACAGATACATCAATTGGTAATCCTACTTCATGGTTTTGGGAATTTGAAGGTGGTACACCGGCTACCTCTACAGAACAAAACCCAACAGTAACATTTAATGTTAACAAACCTGTTACTGTTTTATTAACAGTAATTAGAGCATTAGATGAAAGTGAGGCTATGATTGAGAAGACGGACTTAGTTCAAGTAGGCCCAGTAGAGTTGATGTATAATGGTAGTTTTGAGGATGGATTAGTAACAGATTTTCAAACATGGGCTGGTGTAGGTTTTCCTTTAAATTTAGTTTCAGGAGGAGCTAACGGAACAGGTTATGCTGTATACTATGATCATGCTGATTACGGAGCCGCAGAAATAATGAGTAGAGACAAACCCGCTGATAAAATGATAACAGTTGAAAACGGTAAGAGTTATACTGTTAGTGTATATCTTAAAGCTGATGAAGCTAGTGTTCTGCAAATATCATGGTTTCAATTGGGCAACAATCCTTTGAGTCCATGGGATTATTCATCCGTCTGGGGAACTAATGGTCAAGTACTTACCACCGAATGGCAAAAAGTTTCGTTTGTAGCTAATATTCCAAATGATGGAAAAGTAAGAGGTAATTCCTATCCAAATTTTAGTATTGGTAAAGTAGATGGCTCAGCTACTATTAATACAAAGGTTTATATGGATGAATTCTCGATAAAAATTGTGGAATAA